In one window of Balearica regulorum gibbericeps isolate bBalReg1 chromosome 29, bBalReg1.pri, whole genome shotgun sequence DNA:
- the LOC104634505 gene encoding keratin, type II cytoskeletal 4-like yields the protein MSRQCYTSSSLLGRRGFSSASAVCGLGRGNSSSASVCQPVGRRCGIGGFSSRSVCDLGRGQRISFGGSCRSGVYGGAGVGRCGVAYGGGRFGVGTVVGFGNCGSYGGLGSYRGLGDGVAIGGYGGGIGIGLGGGRSEGIRGVSIHPELLKPLCVGVDPEECQVRTHEKEQIKNLNNQFACFIDKVRLLEQQNKVLTTKWELLQQYVLPASRRNLEPVFENFICNLRKQLECVLGERERLENEERCLRDLVQEYKCKYEDEINKRTAAENEFVVLKKDVDCLYLTKEELEVRVGLLRQQLEFLKCIYAEERAQLDCQLCDTSVIVQMDNSRDLDMEGIIKSVECCYEEIAQKSKAEVEAFYQTRLEELHSSRGKFCDDLRNNQSEIAELNRMIQKLQCESDNVKKQIAALQTAICDAEQRGDCALKDARQKLIDLQTALQQAKDKMACLLRDYQELLNVKLALDIEIATYRTLLEGEESRICTGNPVSVAVVSGGGTVGECRSLSGIGGKCAVKTGGAGAGLGVVSSFGVAGTGFSTRSVDCLPRVGGGFGARSAVSCVGREVISGAEGVQCTTGMGNLGNVVCAGVEQCSPGAVIIPGAGVCGTGSRYSTAVRVVRTTR from the exons ATGAGTCGACAGTGCTACACCTCCAGCTCTCTCCTGGGAAGACGGGGCTTTTCCTCCGCATCCGCCGTCTGCGGCCTCGGCAGGGGCAACAGCAGCTCAGCCTCCGTCTGCCAGCCGGTGGGACGGAGATGTGGAATCGGTGGCTTCAGCAGCCGGAGCGTCTGCGACCTGGGGAGAGGGCAAAGGATTTCCTTTGGTGGGAGCTGCCGCAGCGGGGTCTACGGTGGCGCCGGCGTCGGACGTTGCGGCGTGGCTTACGGCGGAGGACGCTTTGGCGTGGGCACTGTCGTGGGGTTTGGTAACTGCGGAAGCTatgggggcctgggcagctaCAGAGGTCTTGGGGACGGCGTGGCTATCGGAGGCTATGGCGGCGGCATCGGCATCGGCCTCGGTGGAGGTAGATCCGAAGGGATTCGGGGCGTCAGCATCCACCCAGAGCTCCTCAAGCCTCTCTGCGTGGGGGTCGACCCCGAGGAGTGCCAAGTGCGGACCCACGAGAAAGAGCAGATCAAGAACCTCAACAACCAGTTCGCCTGCTTCATCGACAAG GTccggctgctggagcagcagaacAAGGTGTTGACCACCAagtgggagctgctgcagcagtatGTCCTCCCAGCTTCCCGGAGAAACCTGGAGCCCGTTTTCGAGAACTTCATCTGCAACCTGAGGAAGCAGCTGGAGTGTGTGCTGGGGGAGCGAGAGAGGCTGGAGAACGAGGAGCGGTGCCTCAGGGACCTGGTTCAAGAGTACAAGTGCAA aTATGAAGATGAGATCAACAAGCGCACGGCTGCGGAGAACGAGTTTGTGGTGCTCAAGAAG GATGTGGACTGTCTCTACCTGAccaaggaggagctggaggtgaGAGTGGGCCTCCTGCGGCAGCAGCTGGAGTTCCTGAAGTGCATCTACGCCGAG GAGAGAGCTCAGCTGGATTGCCAACTGTGTGACACCTCTGTCATCGTGCAAATGGACAACAGCCGGGACCTGGACATGGAAGGCATCATCAAGAGTGTTGAGTGCTGCTATGAGGAGATTGCCCAGAAGAGCAAGGCTGAAGTGGAGGCCTTCTACCAAACCAGA CTGGAGGAGCTCCACAGCAGCAGGGGCAAGTTCTGCGATGACCTGAGAAACAACCAGAGCGAGATAGCCGAGCTGAACAGGATGATCCAGAAGCTGCAGTGTGAGTCGGACAACGTGAAGAAACAG ATCGCAGCTCTGCAGACGGCCATCTGCGACGCTGAGCAGCGGGGCGACTGTGCCCTCAAAGATGCCCGGCAGAAGCTGATTGACCTGCAAACTGCACTGCAGCAAGCCAAGGACAAGATGGCATGCTTGCTGAGAGACTACCAGGAGCTGCTGAACGTCAAGCTGGCCCTGGACATCGAGATTGCCACTTACAGGACActgctggaaggagaagagagcag GATATGTACTGGCAACCCTGTGAGCGTAG CTGTGGTCAGCGGCGGTGGCACCGTCGGAGAGTGCCGATCCCTATCCGGAATTGGAGGCAAATGTGCCGTCAAGACAGGAGGGGCCGGTGCGGGGTTAGGGGTGGTCTCCTCCTTTGGTGTCGCCGGCACCGGCTTTAGCACCCGGAGCGTAGATTGCCTTcccagggtggggggtggaTTTGGGGCGAGGAGCGCGGTCAGCTGCGTGGGGCGAGAAGTGATCTCCGGTGCGGAGGGGGTGCAGTGCACCACCGGCATGGGCAACCTGGGGAACGTCGTGTGCGCTGGCGTGGAGCAGTGCAGCCCGGGAGCCGTCATCATTCCCGGGGCAGGGGTGTGCGGCACCGGGAGCAGGTACAGCACAGCCGTGCGCGTGGTCAGAACAACCCGGTAG
- the LOC104634504 gene encoding keratin, type II cytoskeletal 4 — protein MSRQAPTVRSVLGRRGFSSASEICGRSYAASACQPVRCGAGAYSSRSVCNLGGNRRISYVNGVCGTGCFGEFGFGGVGYGNVGGRVGLCGPRGFSIVRGYPDRKADGIQGICIDERLLKPLCVGVDPLEHEIRCQEKEQIKTLNTQFACFIDKVRFLEQQNKVLETKWGLLQQYVLPKKGKNLELYFENYICDLRKRLDCLLCEKQKLGSEECATSQLVEEFKCKYEEEINRRTTVENEFVALKKDADCIFLNKEELEVKVDLLRRQLELLKCVFEEERAQVDRQLCDTSVIVKMDNNRDLDMESIIKNVECWYQEIAQKSKEEVDAFYQTRFQELQDKRGKYCDDLQSNKCEISELTRMIQKLQCELENVKKQVSCLQTSICDVEQRGDCALKDAREKHVELQNALQKAKDELACMLRDYQELLNVKLALDIEIATYKTLLEGEESRICVGNPVSVSVVSSGYNIPDDCGMLAANAAACGYGSLGRRSGRHSSQNGGFSSRSAGIHPKRVISSVAKQCVPEVYCQAGGVSCKNGGFSSRSGGYPARTVISTGNGGLNARMGACQAGGVVSFGNQGCVIRQLGGSPVVVANSPEVVGCNNGVVGNYGVVRDPCVVP, from the exons ATGAGCAGACAGGCACCTACGGTGAGATCTGTCCTGGGACGAAGAGGCTTCAGTTCAGCTTCAGAGATTTGTGGTCGAAGCTACGCCGCCTCTGCCTGCCAACCTGTTCGATGCGGAGCTGGTGCCTATAGCAGCAGGAGCGTCTGCAACCTGGGTGGAAACAGAAGAATTTCCTACGTGAACGGGGTCTGCGGTACTGGATGTTTTGGAGAGTTTGGCTTCGGAGGCGTAGGTTACGGTAATGTTGGAGGAAGGGTTGGCCTTTGTGGCCCCAGGGGATTTAGTATTGTGAGAGGTTACCCCGATCGCAAGGCTGATGGCATCCAAGGTATCTGCATCGATGAACGCCTTCTGAAGCCCCTCTGTGTTGGTGTCGACCCACTGGAACATGAAATACGCTGTCAGGAGAAGGAACAGATCAAGACCCTTAACACCCAATTTGCCTGCTTCATCGACAAG GTCCGCTTCCTGGAGCAGCAGAACAAAGTGCTGGAGACCAAGTGGGGCCTCCTGCAGCAATACGTCCTaccaaagaaagggaaaaacctTGAACTGTACTTTGAGAATTACATCTGCGACCTGCGGAAGCGCCTGGACTGCTTGCtatgtgaaaagcaaaaactgGGCAGCGAAGAGTGTGCCACAAGCCAGCTGGTGGAGGAGTTCAAGTGCAA ATACGAAGAGGAAATCAACAGGCGTACAACTGTGGAGAACGAGTTTGTGGCACTCAAAAAG GATGCAGACTGTATCTTTCTGAACAAGGAAGAGCTGGAGGTGAAGGTGGATCTGTTAAGAAGGCAGTTGGAGTTGTTGAAATGTGTGTTTGAGGAG GAACGAGCTCAGGTAGATCGCCAGCTATGCGACACTTCGGTCATCGTGAAAATGGACAACAACCGAGACCTGGACATGGAAAGCATCATCAAGAATGTTGAATGCTGGTACCAAGAAATAGCTCAGAAGAGCAAAGAAGAAGTTGATGCTTTCTACCAAACCAGG TTTCAGGAGCTTCAGGATAAGAGAGGCAAGTATTGCGATGACCTGCAAAGCAACAAGTGTGAGATTTCAGAGCTAACCCGGATGATACAGAAGCTGCAGTGTGAACTGGAGAACGTGAAGAAGCAG GTCTCCTGCCTGCAAACCTCCATTTGTGATGTTGAGCAGCGTGGGGACTGTGCCCTCAAAGATGCCCGGGAGAAGCACGTTGAGCTGCAGAATGCCCTCCAGAAGGCCAAGGATGAGCTGGCTTGCATGCTGCGGGATTACCAGGAGCTGCTGAACGTCAAACTGGCACTGGATATTGAGATTGCAACATATAAGACTCTACTGGAGGGTGAAGAGAGCAG GATATGTGTGGGGAACCCAGTGAGCGTGT CTGTGGTCAGCAGTGGCTACAATATCCCCGATGACTGCGGGATGCTGGCTGCGAACGCGGCTGCGTGTGGCTACGGCTCCCTGGGGAGACGATCTGGACGACACAGCTCCCAGAACGGAGGATTCAGCTCCCGGAGCGCTGGGATTCACCCCAAAAGAGTCATTAGCTCAGTGGCCAAGCAGTGTGTCCCAGAGGTGTACTGCCAAGCCGGAGGGGTCAGCTGCAAAAATGGGGGATTCAGCTCCCGGAGCGGGGGGTACCCAGCCCGCACCGTCATCAGCACGGGAAACGGGGGCTTGAATGCTAGGATGGgggcttgccaagctggtggGGTGGTCAGCTTTGGAAACCAAGGCTGCGTCATCAGGCAGCTGGGGGGCTCTCCTGTCGTCGTTGCAAACAGCCCTGAAGTTGTGGGGTGCAACAACGGCGTGGTGGGGAACTACGGGGTTGTCAGAGACCCGTGCGTTGTTCCGTAG
- the LOC104634503 gene encoding keratin, type II cytoskeletal 8-like, producing the protein MGAGAALEVEVVALDVGLALEGKAVMVILSSITSASMSQQLSAGQSLHGRKFFSSSSAASGMSCCRRSAFPSAALFGRGAWSYNSRSLQNTDGCKWISSGRSLAQGVCGSWRCRDIHANGEGGSHGLGFHSRSWKSEGIRAVRVNESLLQPLDVKIDPEIQHIRKQEREQMKSLNNQFASLIDKVQHLEQQNRVLATKWDLLQKQFLPSQENIKHVFNNFICSLQRRLHSLLHERGQMEPELNDTEKLVEEFRCKYKQEVNRHTAAENEFVLLKKDVDCVYLAKAKLEAKMETLKQEIEFQKCVSAQEIAELERTTHDTSVVVKMDNSRGLEMESILRSVQCWYEDMAKKSKAELDALCRTRYQELEEAKGRRCSELKSHQQEIEELSSVIQRRQCDLANMKKQMSSLQTSVCDTEQRGDCALKDAWEKHVELQNALQKAKDELACMLWDYQELLNVKLALDIEIATYKTLLEGEESRIRLGIPVRLLITTPCNTISGCEANLACGSGGQSRRCKSSYSVGRPSLPEDAGACHRGFTSRSVASSDCTEVWRELQSCKEHGKFRSPTRDVLARGEDFSWMPQEHPDLNFSCESQDNQDVRPKVEK; encoded by the exons ATGGGGGCAGGTGCAGCTCTGGAAGTGGAGGTTGTGGCTCTGGATGTGGGGCTGGCTCTGGAGGGGAAGGCGGTTATGGT CATCCTTTCCTCCATCACGTCTGccagcatgagccagcagctgTCAGCTGGACAGTCTCTTCATGGAAGAAAGTTCTTTTCATCGTCTTCTGCTGCAAGTGGCATGAGCTGCTGCCGAAGGAGCGCTTTCCCCTCTGCTGCACTATTTGGAAGAGGAGCCTGGAGCTACAACAGCCGAAGCCTTCAAAACACAGATGGGTGTAAATGGATTTCTTCTGGCCGAAGCCTTGCACAGGGGGTCTGTGGAAGCTGGAGGTGCAGGGACATCCATGCTAACGGTGAAGGTGGGAGTCATGGGTTGGGCTtccacagcaggagctggaaaagTGAAGGTATTCGTGCGGTGCGTGTCAATGAGAGCCTGCTGCAACCTCTTGATGTGAAGATCGACCCCGAAATCCAGCACATCcgaaagcaggagagagagcaAATGAAGAGCCTCAATAATCAGTTTGCCTCTTTGATTGACAAG GTACAGCATCtggagcagcagaacagagTCTTGGCCACCAAATGGGACCTACTCCAAAAGCAGTTCCTGCCATCCCAGGAGAACATCAAGCATGTCTTCAACAACTTCATTTGCAGCCTGCAGAGGCGGCTGCACTCGCTGCTGCACGAGAGGGGACAGATGGAGCCTGAGCTGAACGACACGGAGAAGCTCGTTGAAGAGTTCAGATGCAA ATACAAGCAGGAAGTGAACAGACACACAGCTGCCGAGAACGAGTTTGTGTTACTGAAGAAG GATGTGGACTGTGTCTATCTGGCCAAGGCAAAGCTGGAAGCAAAGATGGAAACACTAAAGCAGGAGATAGAGTTCCAGAAATGTGTTTCTGCTCAG GAAATCGCTGAGCTGGAGAGAACTACCCATGACACCTCTGTCGTCGTGAAAATGGACAACAGCCGAGGCCTGGAGATGGAGAGCATCCTCAGGAGCGTTCAGTGCTGGTATGAGGACATGGCTAAGAaaagcaaggcagagctggaTGCGTTGTGCAGAACTAGG TATCAAGAGCTTGAGGAGGCAAAGGGGAGACGTTGCAGCGAACTGAAGTCCCACCAGCAAGAGATTGAAGAGCTGAGTTCTGTGATCCAAAGAAGGCAGTGTGACCTTGCAAATATGAAGAAGCAG ATGTCCTCTCTGCAAACATCAGTTTGTGATACTGAGCAGCGTGGGGACTGTGCCCTCAAAGATGCCTGGGAGAAGCACGTTGAGCTGCAGAATGCCCTCCAGAAGGCCAAGGATGAGCTGGCTTGCATGCTGTGGGATTACCAGGAGCTGCTGAACGTCAAACTGGCACTGGATATTGAGATTGCAACATATAAGACTCTACTGGAGGGTGAAGAGAGCAG GATACGTCTTGGGATCCCTGTGAGACTGT TGATCACCACCCCTTGCAACACCATCTCTGGCTGCGAAGCCAACCTGGCATGTGGATCTGGTGGACAGTCTAGAAGATGCAAGTCCTCCTATAGCGTTGGTAGACCATCCCTTCCCGAAGATGCTGGTGCCTGCCACAGAGGATTCACCTCCAGAAGTGTTGCCAGTTCC GACTGCACGGAGGTGTGgagagagctgcagagctgcaaagagCATGGGAAATTCAGATCTCCCACAAGGGATGTGTTGGCCAGGGGTGAGGATTTCAGCTGGATGCCCCAGGAACATCCAGACCTAAACTTCAGCTGTGAGAGTCAGGACAACCAGGATGTAAGACCtaaagtagaaaaatga